The Candidatus Paceibacterota bacterium DNA window ATGAAGAAGGTAATACGCCACCGCTTGCATTTTTCGTCAAGTATGCTATAATGCCGAGGTTGGTAGATTTCTCGTGTCGTTGTCGTATGTGTTAACTTAAAGTTACTTTTACGTACTAGCAGGGAAGGTCGTCTATCGCAAAAATATATAAGTAAATATACACGATACACAATGGCAAAAAAATTGTACGTCGGAAACTTGTCTTGGGGTACTACTGCTGATTCTCTTCGCGAAGCTTTTTCAAAAGCTGGCGGAGTCGTCTCAACAAATGTTATCACTGACAAAATGACCGGCAAGTCACGTGGATTCGGTTTCGTAGAAATGGAAGACGATGCAGCAGCTGCCGCTATTGACATGTTCAATGGCAAGGAAGTTGATGGCCGCGTCCTCACAGTCAACGAGGCTCGTCCTATGACAGACCGACCAGAGCGACGAAGCTTTGGCGGTGGCGATCGACGAAGCTTCTAAGCTTTTCGGTCCCAAAAACAAAACACTCTCAGCTCGTACGCACTCTATCTGTAGACATGAAAATGTCCTGGATGTTGCGAAACGTCGCTGAGAGTGTTTTGTTTTTGGGGCCTGGGATTGAAAACTTTATTGAATAAGACTACAGCAGCTTCTCAATTGCCTCCAAATTTCCCTCAGCGATTTTATAACTATTCTTAAACTTTCCTTCATTGCCTTTGTGGTAGTTGATGCCGGCTTGAGAAAATTTAATGCCGGAAGCCGTGGAAATCGACACGACAGTATCATCCTCTTTTATAAGACCATTAGCTCGGGCGGTGATAGCAGCGTGGAGAGCGACTGCACTTTGAGGACAAATGTTGGCGCCTGCCTGCATAAAGCGCGCCCAGGTGTCCTTGATGTCCTTTTCCTCAACAGACATGAAATGAATATGAAATTTTTTATAAAGCGACTCGATGCGGGGAAAGGAAACAGGGGCGTTGATGTTCATGGCGGAGGCGACGGTTTCCTTAAAGAGACCTGGTTCGTATTTTGTAAAGTCACTGCTCTCCCAGCGAGAGAGAGTGTCAGCGGCTGAGGCTTGAGCCCCAATGATGCCTGGCAAACGATCGATCATGCCGTGCTCCTTGGCACGGAGCAGTCCGACCATCAGAGCCGAGAGGTTGCCACCATTGCCGACTGGGATGACAATCCAGTCTGGCACCTGCCACTCGAGGTCCTGGAGGATTTCAAGCCCGATAGTTTCCTGACCGACAAGGCGCATATCATTTTTACTGTTGACGAGAACGTGTTCGGGATGATGGGCGGTAAATTCTTGGATCAATTTCATGCAGCCATCAAAACCATCTGGATGTTTGACTGCAATGACGTTGGCACCATGAGCCATAGCTTGAAAAAGTTGCGAATCAGCGATGTGCTCGTAGGGGAGCAGCACCGTGCAGGCCAGCTTGTCTTTTCTGTAGGCCGAATAAATAGCAGCGGCAGCGGAAGTGTCACCAGTCGAAGCGCAGGCGACACCCGTAATACCTAGCGCTGGGTTTTGCATTTGGAGACGGAGAGCGTCAGACACGGCGACAGGCATCCCACGATCTTTAAAACTTTCACTAGGGGACTGGCCTTCCATTTTGATGAAAAGTTTATTCAGCCCTATCTGTTTTTTTAGCCAGTCTGGGATCTCAAATAGGTCTGTCTGACCTTCATTAAGGGAGATGATGGCTTCCTCGGGAAAACCTGGGAGAATAAAATCTCGCCAGAGCCAGACGCCCGAATTGTTTGGATAAGTGCGACGCTCGGGACCGTAACGCAAAGCATCGAAATGCTCACAGAGCTGTTTACCGGAGCCGAGAGTCTGGGTGATGTAGGCTTCATCCCTTTCCACCATTAAAAGCTCATTGGTTTCAGGGTCAGTGTAGAGAAATTTATCGGGTGTATATGTTTTGCCAGATTTAATGCTTTTGTGCCAGAAATGGTATTTGTTCATGCGCCCAAGTCTAGCATAGACAGGGAATGTTATACTAGTCTGGTTGGTTTGGAAAAAACGGTTGAAATTTTATTTTCCGAAAGACAGCCACTCTATCAATTGGCCGCGGATATTATAATTGAATGTGGAGATAAAACTGTTGCGGAGATTGTTTCAGAAATAAAATTGAAAACAAAATAAGGGGTCATTGAGTTTGCCGACGATGTCAAAATGAGGTAACTTAGAGGTCTGCCAGGTCGAACAAAATAAAATAAGATGGAGAGGTGCGAGAGCGGTTTAATCGGCAGTCCTGGAAAGACTGTGTGCTGGAAACGGTACCAAGGGTTCGAATCCCTTCCTCTCCGCAGCGAACAAAAATCGCTTGCGATTTTGTGAGCGGAGGAGGGGAGCGATGCGCATGGACGCATCGCGTAAGGGATTCGAAAAGTCTGAGCATGTCGCGCGGAGCGTAGCGAGCACGACGCGAAGACTGTACCGCTCCTGTAAGGAGCGAATCCCTTCCTCTCCGCCAGAAATCGAAATCATTTCCTCATTGAAAGCAAAAAGACCGAACTCTAGCATTCCTGACAAATAAAATATATGATAAGGAATGTTGAATAATATATTTATTTTTGGCGCAAAGTATCTTTTCATCCTTTCACCTATCTTGGCGGGTATATTTTTCCTGATGCAGTCTCGCGCCAGGCAAAAGAAAATGCTGGTCCTTGCCGCCGTAGCCGTACCTCTCACATATGTTCTTGTTTATATATTGAACCACGTGTATTTTGACCCGCGGCCTTTTGTCGTAGGCAACTTTACTCCTCTTGTCCCACACATACCCGACAATGGATTTCCTTCGGATCACAC harbors:
- a CDS encoding RNA-binding protein, whose amino-acid sequence is MAKKLYVGNLSWGTTADSLREAFSKAGGVVSTNVITDKMTGKSRGFGFVEMEDDAAAAAIDMFNGKEVDGRVLTVNEARPMTDRPERRSFGGGDRRSF
- the thrC gene encoding threonine synthase; translated protein: MNKYHFWHKSIKSGKTYTPDKFLYTDPETNELLMVERDEAYITQTLGSGKQLCEHFDALRYGPERRTYPNNSGVWLWRDFILPGFPEEAIISLNEGQTDLFEIPDWLKKQIGLNKLFIKMEGQSPSESFKDRGMPVAVSDALRLQMQNPALGITGVACASTGDTSAAAAIYSAYRKDKLACTVLLPYEHIADSQLFQAMAHGANVIAVKHPDGFDGCMKLIQEFTAHHPEHVLVNSKNDMRLVGQETIGLEILQDLEWQVPDWIVIPVGNGGNLSALMVGLLRAKEHGMIDRLPGIIGAQASAADTLSRWESSDFTKYEPGLFKETVASAMNINAPVSFPRIESLYKKFHIHFMSVEEKDIKDTWARFMQAGANICPQSAVALHAAITARANGLIKEDDTVVSISTASGIKFSQAGINYHKGNEGKFKNSYKIAEGNLEAIEKLL
- a CDS encoding phosphatase PAP2 family protein; protein product: MLNNIFIFGAKYLFILSPILAGIFFLMQSRARQKKMLVLAAVAVPLTYVLVYILNHVYFDPRPFVVGNFTPLVPHIPDNGFPSDHT